One Acidimicrobiia bacterium genomic window carries:
- a CDS encoding cyclic nucleotide-binding domain-containing protein, which yields MSSGYDRGVYLMYLARVPLFSACSTRELEEVADLATPRTVNIGEELVHEGDAGEEFFVIASGSALVRRSGDVVATLDDGAYFGELALFDFAPRNATVTATTPLAAIVLTRDAFRKLLGDSAAIRDALLTGMARRLHELDGKA from the coding sequence TCGCGCGGGTGCCCTTGTTCAGCGCATGCTCGACACGGGAGCTCGAAGAGGTCGCGGACCTCGCGACACCACGCACCGTGAACATTGGTGAAGAGCTCGTGCACGAGGGCGACGCCGGCGAGGAGTTCTTCGTGATCGCTTCGGGGTCTGCATTGGTGCGCAGGAGCGGCGATGTCGTCGCCACGCTCGACGACGGTGCCTACTTCGGTGAGCTCGCGCTCTTCGACTTCGCACCGCGAAACGCAACGGTCACGGCCACGACGCCACTCGCGGCGATCGTTCTCACCCGTGACGCGTTCCGAAAGCTGCTAGGTGACTCCGCGGCGATTCGTGACGCATTGCTCACGGGCATGGCCCGCCGCCTGCACGAGCTCGACGGCAAAGCCTGA